The Pedobacter roseus genome contains a region encoding:
- a CDS encoding SusC/RagA family TonB-linked outer membrane protein, producing MFTNFKSIAFVLLLFITQQLFAQNAIITGTVKSADGETLPGVSIFIKETKQTTITDGRGAFSINAPEKGTLVFSYIGFKTQEVQISKNGPISVVLQSSDNALDEVVVTALGISREKKSLGYAVQELKGDRIAEAKESNLVNALAGKIAGVRVTNSQGSMGSSRVVIRGETSIAGNNQPLFVVDGIPVDNSQLNSAGARDYANTISDINPEDIESMSVLKGPNAAALYGSRAAAGVILIKTKTGKSKKGLGIAINSNAVLETLLTLPVYQNAFGQGSEGKFSYVDGAGKGLNDGVDESWGPKLDGRLIPQFYSKGVPVPFIAHPDNVRDFFQTGYSLNNGVSIADAGEKYDYRISYNNLKQVGIVPNSGQGKNSFVLNTTLKITPKLSLTANANYSKLNSDNLPGTGGSRSTSTMLQFTWFGRQVDINQLKNYLDENGKTFNWNNSYYSNPYWVAYENTVSQNRSRIIGSLALNYKIIDGLDFNFRSGTDYYNDRRKVRIAYGTNGTPFGSYTESAFTVSENNTDATLNFNKQLNDDFSLELLGGGNIRRQYIEQNDQSAPKLAIAGLYNLKNSRDPLVSSNNLSRLKSYSVYASGQIGFRNYLFANITARNDWSSTLPAQNRSYFYPSFNGSFVATEAFDIKSEALNYLKIRGGWSKVGKDADPYRLINTYVFSAPFYGNPQLTTGSIDLNPNLKPETTTSTELGLEAVFFNKRLRFDLSAYNTNSYNQILAADVSQSTGFSSKLLNAGKINNKGIEAQLGITPIKKAFTWDVDFNFAANRSRVIELDAEKLLTNYVVASNSAQVIATVGQPYGSLFGTAFLRDGNGNIIVNATGAPATNPTKQVLGKYTPDWIGGVYNTFTYKGISLGVLVDASIGGSIYNGTYATGTYTGVLASTLPGRAAEYGGISYYYPGNDKANGTVRVNGSAPAGVTVYDDGIIFDGVTADGKRNEKILPAQQYYKTFRNIDEANIFDASYVKLREVKLSYNLPAKWLRPLSLQGVSVSLVGRNLWIIHRNTVDIDPEVAFNTGNGQGLESLSNPSTRSYGINLNVKF from the coding sequence ATGTTCACAAATTTTAAATCAATAGCGTTTGTTTTGCTGCTTTTTATTACGCAGCAATTGTTCGCTCAAAATGCCATCATCACCGGAACGGTGAAGTCGGCAGATGGTGAAACACTTCCAGGTGTTTCCATTTTTATAAAAGAAACCAAGCAAACCACTATTACTGATGGTAGAGGTGCTTTTTCAATCAATGCACCAGAAAAGGGCACATTGGTATTTTCTTACATCGGTTTTAAAACCCAGGAAGTACAGATCAGTAAAAACGGACCGATTTCGGTTGTTCTTCAATCCAGCGATAATGCGCTTGACGAAGTGGTGGTAACGGCCCTTGGAATTTCAAGGGAGAAAAAATCATTGGGTTATGCCGTTCAGGAATTGAAAGGAGACCGTATAGCCGAAGCTAAAGAATCCAACCTGGTAAATGCCCTTGCCGGAAAAATTGCCGGTGTTAGGGTTACCAATAGCCAGGGAAGCATGGGTTCATCACGTGTGGTGATCAGGGGAGAAACTTCCATCGCAGGAAATAACCAGCCTTTATTTGTGGTTGATGGGATTCCAGTGGATAACTCACAGTTGAATTCGGCTGGTGCCAGGGATTACGCCAATACCATTTCAGATATCAATCCGGAGGATATTGAATCGATGAGTGTTTTAAAAGGTCCAAATGCGGCTGCATTGTATGGCTCAAGGGCTGCAGCAGGGGTTATCCTTATTAAAACCAAAACCGGTAAATCGAAAAAAGGATTGGGTATTGCCATCAATTCAAACGCGGTTTTAGAAACATTGCTTACGCTACCGGTATATCAAAATGCTTTCGGTCAGGGATCGGAAGGCAAATTTAGCTATGTAGATGGTGCTGGCAAAGGACTAAATGATGGGGTAGATGAGAGCTGGGGACCGAAACTTGATGGCAGGTTAATCCCGCAGTTTTATTCCAAAGGGGTACCTGTTCCGTTTATCGCACATCCGGATAACGTACGCGATTTCTTCCAGACAGGTTATTCATTAAACAATGGGGTATCTATTGCCGATGCAGGTGAAAAATATGATTATCGCATTTCTTACAATAACCTTAAACAGGTGGGAATTGTACCGAACTCAGGTCAGGGGAAAAACTCATTTGTATTAAATACTACATTAAAAATTACACCGAAATTAAGTTTAACTGCTAACGCGAATTATAGTAAGCTTAACTCTGATAATTTACCAGGCACAGGTGGTTCACGCTCAACCAGTACCATGTTACAGTTTACCTGGTTTGGTCGTCAGGTTGATATTAACCAGTTAAAAAACTATTTGGATGAAAATGGAAAAACGTTTAACTGGAACAACAGCTACTATAGTAACCCATATTGGGTTGCTTATGAAAATACAGTATCGCAAAACCGTAGCAGGATTATTGGAAGTTTAGCCCTTAATTATAAAATTATCGATGGTCTTGATTTTAATTTCAGATCAGGTACAGATTATTACAACGACAGGCGTAAAGTTAGAATCGCTTATGGCACCAATGGAACACCTTTTGGATCTTATACCGAAAGTGCCTTTACGGTAAGCGAAAATAATACCGATGCAACGTTAAATTTTAACAAACAGTTAAACGATGATTTTAGCTTAGAATTATTGGGTGGTGGTAATATCCGCAGGCAATACATTGAGCAAAACGACCAAAGTGCGCCTAAACTGGCTATCGCAGGACTTTACAACCTTAAAAACTCACGAGATCCCTTGGTTTCATCCAATAATTTATCGCGTTTAAAATCATATAGTGTTTATGCATCAGGTCAGATCGGTTTCAGAAATTATCTTTTCGCCAATATCACGGCACGTAACGATTGGTCATCTACCTTGCCTGCGCAGAACAGGTCTTATTTTTACCCATCATTTAACGGAAGTTTTGTAGCAACGGAAGCATTCGATATTAAAAGCGAAGCCCTTAACTATTTAAAAATACGTGGCGGTTGGTCTAAAGTGGGTAAAGATGCAGATCCTTACCGTTTAATCAACACTTATGTATTTAGTGCGCCGTTTTATGGTAATCCTCAGCTTACAACAGGTTCTATCGACCTGAATCCTAACTTAAAGCCTGAAACGACCACCTCTACAGAACTTGGGCTTGAAGCGGTTTTCTTTAATAAAAGATTACGTTTCGATTTAAGTGCATATAATACGAATAGTTACAACCAGATTTTAGCTGCTGATGTAAGTCAGAGTACAGGTTTCAGCTCGAAATTGCTTAATGCCGGCAAAATCAATAACAAAGGGATTGAAGCACAATTGGGCATTACGCCAATCAAAAAAGCTTTTACCTGGGATGTAGATTTTAATTTCGCAGCAAACAGGAGTAGGGTAATTGAGTTGGATGCCGAAAAATTATTAACCAATTATGTGGTGGCATCAAATTCGGCGCAGGTAATTGCAACGGTTGGTCAGCCTTATGGATCATTGTTCGGGACAGCATTTTTAAGGGATGGTAACGGAAACATCATCGTTAATGCCACAGGTGCACCTGCTACAAACCCAACTAAACAGGTATTGGGGAAATATACGCCAGATTGGATCGGTGGGGTTTACAACACCTTCACCTATAAAGGTATCAGCTTAGGCGTATTGGTTGATGCCAGCATTGGAGGCTCTATTTATAACGGAACTTATGCTACAGGAACTTATACTGGCGTTTTAGCTTCTACACTTCCGGGAAGGGCAGCTGAATACGGTGGAATTTCCTATTATTATCCTGGTAACGATAAAGCAAACGGTACTGTGCGGGTAAATGGATCTGCACCTGCAGGCGTTACGGTGTATGATGACGGGATTATTTTTGATGGCGTAACCGCTGATGGCAAACGTAATGAGAAGATATTGCCTGCCCAACAGTATTACAAAACCTTCAGAAATATAGACGAAGCAAATATTTTCGATGCGTCTTATGTTAAACTCCGTGAGGTGAAATTAAGCTATAATTTACCTGCAAAATGGCTCCGTCCGTTAAGTTTACAAGGCGTTTCGGTATCGCTTGTTGGCCGTAATCTGTGGATTATTCACCGGAATACTGTTGATATCGATCCGGAAGTAGCCTTTAACACCGGTAACGGTCAAGGTTTAGAAAGTTTATCTAACCCAAGCACACGCAGTTATGGTATCAATCTGAATGTTAAATTTTAA
- a CDS encoding peroxiredoxin family protein encodes MNIKSLLTAALAISTSLTFAQQQAVLANNGQGKAKEKTTKAFVALGIWRGVAKVKEGLNIPFNFEIKEKNGQQKLYFRNAEERFEGGLVKQTADSLFVKLDQFDNELAFALVDADHLNGTLRKQDKAGKPLTIVAERKNYRFETLNKPATADYSGSYDVVFKSPNGKDEKTVGLFKQTGNKLTGTFLRVTGDSRYLEGVVEGNEFQLSSFIGSSPAYYKGTFQPDGTLSGEILGARGSQAFTGTKNKDAALPDPYKLTYLKSGYKTLDFSFPDVNGKKISLKDEKYKNKVVILTITGSWCPNCVDEATFIAPWYKANKKRGVEIIALHYERSTEPEYAKKVMTRFRERFGIEYDQVLAGTADKQVVSESLPALDSFLSFPTTIIIDKQGNVAQIHTGFNGPATGKFYDEFVKEFNTEIDTLLKK; translated from the coding sequence ATGAACATAAAATCCCTATTAACCGCCGCACTGGCCATATCAACCTCCTTAACCTTTGCACAACAACAGGCTGTATTGGCCAACAACGGGCAGGGAAAGGCTAAAGAAAAAACGACTAAGGCCTTCGTCGCACTGGGCATTTGGCGTGGAGTTGCCAAAGTAAAAGAAGGACTCAATATTCCTTTTAACTTCGAAATCAAAGAAAAAAACGGACAACAAAAACTCTATTTCCGCAATGCGGAAGAAAGATTTGAGGGTGGTTTGGTAAAACAGACGGCTGATTCTTTATTTGTAAAACTTGATCAGTTTGATAATGAACTTGCCTTTGCCCTTGTAGATGCCGATCATTTAAACGGCACATTAAGAAAACAGGATAAAGCAGGCAAACCTTTAACCATTGTAGCTGAACGTAAAAATTACCGTTTCGAAACACTTAATAAGCCTGCTACGGCAGATTATTCTGGCAGTTATGATGTCGTTTTTAAATCGCCTAATGGTAAAGATGAAAAAACAGTGGGTTTATTTAAACAGACCGGAAATAAACTTACCGGCACTTTTTTGCGTGTAACCGGCGATTCTCGTTATCTTGAAGGCGTGGTAGAAGGCAACGAATTCCAGCTTTCGAGTTTCATCGGCTCCTCTCCTGCTTATTACAAAGGTACCTTTCAGCCAGACGGTACTTTAAGTGGTGAAATTTTGGGTGCAAGGGGAAGTCAGGCTTTTACCGGAACCAAAAACAAAGATGCAGCCCTTCCCGACCCTTATAAGCTTACCTATCTTAAATCAGGATACAAAACCCTCGATTTCAGTTTTCCTGATGTAAATGGTAAAAAGATTTCGTTGAAAGATGAGAAATACAAAAACAAGGTAGTGATTTTAACCATTACCGGAAGCTGGTGCCCTAACTGCGTAGATGAAGCTACTTTTATTGCTCCATGGTATAAAGCCAATAAAAAACGTGGTGTAGAAATTATTGCTTTACATTACGAACGCTCAACTGAGCCCGAATATGCAAAAAAAGTAATGACCCGTTTCCGCGAGCGTTTTGGTATTGAATACGATCAGGTGCTTGCCGGCACAGCCGATAAACAGGTTGTTTCTGAATCGTTACCTGCACTTGATTCGTTTTTATCTTTCCCAACCACCATAATCATCGATAAACAGGGCAATGTAGCACAGATCCACACGGGTTTTAATGGTCCTGCAACAGGAAAGTTTTACGATGAATTTGTAAAGGAATTTAATACCGAGATTGATACGTTGTTGAAGAAATAG
- a CDS encoding anthrone oxygenase family protein: MTFKNIVLLLSTVSTALIGGLFYAYSCSVLPGLTRLCDLSFLQAMQSINRAILNPLFFVSFMGTLILLPVSAWFFKDQGNVFYLLLAAALLYFGGVFLVTVVGNVPLNNLLDGTDLSKLDAQGLTTLRNKFEPNWNLFHRIRTIASFICIVLVAYAAILSRNV, from the coding sequence ATGACATTTAAAAATATTGTTCTTTTGCTCAGTACAGTGTCGACAGCACTTATTGGCGGACTGTTTTATGCTTATTCCTGTTCCGTTTTGCCCGGACTTACACGCCTTTGTGATCTTTCTTTTCTTCAGGCTATGCAATCTATCAACAGGGCTATTTTAAACCCGTTATTTTTTGTTTCTTTTATGGGAACGCTGATCTTATTGCCGGTAAGCGCTTGGTTTTTTAAAGATCAAGGGAATGTGTTTTATTTACTTCTCGCAGCTGCATTGCTATATTTTGGAGGTGTTTTTTTGGTAACCGTGGTTGGAAATGTTCCACTTAATAATTTGCTGGATGGCACAGACTTAAGCAAGTTGGATGCCCAGGGATTAACCACACTGCGCAATAAATTCGAACCCAACTGGAACCTGTTTCACCGTATCAGGACCATCGCCTCATTTATCTGTATTGTGCTGGTAGCTTATGCGGCTATATTGAGCAGGAATGTTTAA
- a CDS encoding LytR/AlgR family response regulator transcription factor yields the protein MIKCIAIDDQQSSITGLEKYIEDTPNMRLVASYTDPLTALMELKKIDTVDVIFMDVQMPQISGLELAKAVRSKTRKLIFTTSHQEYAFEAFEADADAYLLKPYGYAKFALTLNRLFGEELESGDDETYFLVKNKSEEHKAVLVRYADIIAFESFHNYIKIHTKDKVIIAYLSLKDVKEQLSIKKGFIQLHRAYIIAIEHILHIDGTRITLSNQTSFTVGDIYNNDFREFITDKLIISSRKK from the coding sequence ATGATTAAGTGTATAGCCATAGATGACCAGCAGAGTTCGATAACAGGACTGGAAAAATACATTGAAGATACGCCGAATATGAGGTTGGTGGCGAGCTATACAGATCCGTTAACGGCCTTAATGGAACTTAAAAAGATAGATACGGTTGATGTTATTTTTATGGATGTGCAAATGCCACAGATTTCTGGTTTGGAACTTGCAAAAGCTGTACGTTCAAAGACAAGGAAACTCATATTTACTACATCACATCAGGAATATGCATTTGAGGCATTTGAGGCTGATGCTGATGCCTACTTATTAAAACCTTATGGTTATGCAAAATTTGCACTTACCCTAAACCGCCTTTTTGGAGAGGAGCTGGAAAGTGGAGATGATGAGACCTATTTCTTGGTCAAAAATAAATCGGAAGAACATAAAGCTGTACTGGTACGTTATGCAGATATTATTGCTTTTGAAAGCTTTCACAATTACATTAAAATACATACAAAAGACAAGGTGATTATTGCCTACCTGAGTTTAAAGGATGTAAAAGAGCAGTTAAGCATTAAAAAAGGTTTTATACAGTTACACAGGGCCTATATTATTGCGATTGAACATATCCTGCATATTGATGGAACGAGAATTACACTTTCTAACCAGACGAGTTTTACGGTTGGCGATATTTATAATAACGATTTCCGTGAATTTATTACGGATAAACTGATTATCAGCAGCCGCAAAAAATAA
- a CDS encoding sensor histidine kinase, whose amino-acid sequence MIDRLNWKNNLIQNWVSEYKIHIISWTCFIFWETVLVGLFFGVFGKFGNYAVHYVINIAFFYIHANLLRIGTQPYRNAYWKVPLFIILEIAVYMSFVYQFDNFLAHYTNLLTGVQLPFLKRIINLAWRASFFMLFSTGYFFLKRYLSEKAEKERIEKQRFQMLLDKERTDKELLMSKNAFLKAQINPHLLFNTFEFIHQKIRQHSPEDAQVMVYLSDMMRFAATTEHQEGYIKVNEEITQCQNLIKLHQLTQGQIFIELAFSPDVLGIRLIPLVLLTILENMFKHGNLFDRDNKATIDIYMDGENLKIESRNLPGLVKSEVGFGSGLDNIRTRLDYTYGRAAQMKAFIDEEGFYTLSIEIKEKALEAAFPDQLQEITHL is encoded by the coding sequence ATGATAGATCGTTTAAATTGGAAAAATAACCTGATCCAAAATTGGGTATCAGAATATAAAATCCATATTATTTCGTGGACATGCTTTATTTTTTGGGAAACGGTACTCGTTGGTCTGTTTTTTGGTGTTTTTGGAAAATTCGGAAATTATGCTGTTCACTACGTGATTAACATTGCTTTCTTTTATATCCATGCAAACCTTTTAAGAATAGGTACACAACCTTACCGTAATGCATACTGGAAAGTGCCTTTATTCATTATTTTAGAGATTGCTGTTTATATGTCTTTCGTGTATCAGTTTGACAATTTTCTTGCGCATTACACAAACTTATTAACAGGAGTGCAACTGCCATTTCTAAAGCGGATTATTAACCTTGCATGGCGTGCATCCTTTTTTATGCTCTTCTCAACAGGTTATTTCTTTTTAAAGCGTTATTTGAGCGAAAAAGCCGAAAAAGAACGGATTGAAAAACAGCGTTTTCAAATGCTACTGGATAAAGAAAGAACAGATAAAGAACTCTTAATGTCGAAAAATGCTTTTTTAAAAGCGCAGATCAATCCACATTTGCTTTTTAATACTTTTGAGTTTATCCATCAAAAAATCAGGCAACATTCTCCAGAAGATGCCCAGGTGATGGTATATCTATCTGATATGATGCGCTTTGCAGCCACTACCGAACACCAGGAAGGTTACATTAAAGTTAATGAAGAAATTACCCAGTGCCAAAACCTGATCAAACTGCATCAGCTTACGCAGGGGCAGATCTTTATTGAACTGGCTTTTTCACCGGATGTACTCGGCATCAGGCTTATTCCATTGGTATTATTAACCATTTTGGAAAACATGTTTAAACACGGTAACCTGTTCGACAGGGACAACAAAGCCACCATTGATATTTATATGGATGGCGAAAACCTGAAAATAGAAAGCAGAAATTTACCAGGTTTGGTTAAAAGCGAGGTTGGATTTGGCTCCGGATTAGATAATATCAGAACCAGATTGGATTATACTTATGGCAGGGCGGCACAAATGAAAGCCTTTATTGATGAAGAAGGTTTTTATACCTTGAGTATCGAAATTAAAGAAAAGGCTTTAGAGGCAGCCTTTCCAGATCAGTTGCAGGAAATAACACATTTATAA
- a CDS encoding LytR/AlgR family response regulator transcription factor: protein MYYNCSIVDDEQHAIDALNDYINEIDFLKVASTFNNPLDALQIIGKGDKIDFLFLDIDMDGMAGTELSKHLREKARFVIYASSNLEQDVRKIDPSFECYLGKPISMKRFTNTIETLVRLNNLPVKN from the coding sequence ATGTATTACAACTGTTCGATAGTTGATGATGAACAGCATGCCATCGATGCGCTGAACGATTACATCAACGAAATTGATTTCCTAAAAGTGGCCAGTACCTTTAATAATCCCCTCGATGCCCTGCAGATAATAGGCAAAGGAGATAAAATAGATTTTCTTTTTTTGGATATCGACATGGACGGAATGGCAGGTACTGAGCTTTCTAAACATTTAAGGGAAAAGGCGAGATTTGTAATTTATGCTTCTTCCAACCTGGAGCAGGATGTGAGAAAGATAGACCCCAGCTTTGAATGTTACCTTGGTAAACCAATATCGATGAAACGTTTTACCAATACCATCGAAACACTGGTTAGGCTTAATAATCTTCCTGTTAAAAACTGA
- a CDS encoding PA2169 family four-helix-bundle protein, whose product MENQEKTVEVLNDLIQINNDRADGFDKASADLKDENIDLKATFDKFSSDSRANVTELAGLVGRNGENPDTGNTILGSLHRAWIDIKASFGGDDRHSILAECERGEDAIKKAYRDALQENELGENIREVLLKQQSAINTSHDAIKALRDAHASL is encoded by the coding sequence ATGGAAAATCAAGAAAAAACAGTGGAAGTATTAAACGATCTTATTCAGATTAATAACGACAGAGCAGATGGCTTTGATAAAGCCAGTGCAGATTTAAAAGACGAAAACATCGACTTAAAAGCAACATTTGATAAATTTTCTTCAGATAGCAGGGCCAATGTAACTGAACTTGCTGGTTTAGTTGGCAGAAATGGCGAAAATCCTGATACTGGAAATACCATCTTAGGAAGTTTACACCGTGCATGGATCGACATTAAAGCTAGCTTTGGTGGTGATGACAGACACAGTATTTTAGCAGAATGCGAACGTGGTGAGGATGCCATTAAAAAAGCTTACCGTGATGCGCTTCAGGAAAACGAATTGGGAGAAAACATCAGAGAGGTGTTATTAAAACAACAATCAGCTATCAATACCAGCCATGATGCCATTAAAGCATTAAGAGATGCGCACGCTTCATTGTAA
- a CDS encoding ankyrin repeat domain-containing protein → MENINELIIPAARLGELDVINELIKRGVDLNHRDDKGYTPLIIACYNNQPEAAKILIDAGAAIDAADFGGNTALMGASFKGYLPIAKLLVENGASLNLQHGNGGTALMFAAMFGRNEVLRLLLEHGADPTIVDHTGKRAVELAAIQGNEVGIEMLQAHIEDT, encoded by the coding sequence ATGGAGAATATAAATGAACTGATTATACCTGCTGCCCGACTAGGCGAACTGGATGTAATAAATGAACTGATTAAGAGAGGTGTTGATTTAAACCACCGCGACGATAAAGGTTATACGCCTTTAATTATTGCCTGCTACAATAACCAGCCTGAAGCAGCAAAGATTTTAATTGATGCCGGCGCAGCGATTGATGCAGCAGATTTTGGTGGAAATACGGCCTTAATGGGGGCCAGTTTTAAGGGTTATTTGCCTATTGCAAAATTGCTCGTGGAAAATGGAGCCAGTTTAAATCTTCAGCACGGAAATGGCGGAACAGCGTTAATGTTTGCCGCAATGTTTGGCCGGAATGAAGTGTTACGGCTGTTGCTTGAACATGGTGCAGACCCTACCATTGTAGACCATACCGGAAAGCGTGCTGTTGAGCTTGCCGCAATACAAGGAAATGAAGTCGGGATTGAGATGCTACAGGCGCATATCGAAGATACTTAA